The following proteins are co-located in the Betta splendens chromosome 9, fBetSpl5.4, whole genome shotgun sequence genome:
- the LOC114863249 gene encoding kazal-type serine protease inhibitor domain-containing protein 1-like, translating into MPGLGVLVVLSLSLNLHTCLGFPSQLVNLDKELGGGGNSSQGAHGCGMCEPDLCPETRGCRAGLVPDACGCCMECGNVEGQACDPGNRSVYYGLCGTGLRCQADPRPAGGGEDEEEEEVCVCDEQEAVCGSDGTTYMNMCQFREAAFSKAQLRTRGRGPCTAVPVIKVPPQSQMNGTGSRLVFLCEVFAFPMALVEWRKVGRDVILPGDDPHISVQSRGGPLRFELSSWLQIEGAVLEDAGTYRCIARNTVGFVSASAVLGVLGAEDLSSFLANRDPERKLSDYNQNFY; encoded by the exons ATGCCGGGGCTTGGGGTTCTGGTTGTGCTGAGCCTCAGTCTGAACCTCCACACGTGCCTGGGCTTTCCCAGCCAGCTGGTGAACCTGGATAAGGAGCTGGGCGGCGGCGGGAACTCGAGCCAAGGGGCGCACGGATGCGGGATGTGCGAGCCCGACCTGTGTCCGGAGACGCGCGGCTGTCGGGCCGGCCTGGTGCCGGACGCCTGCGGCTGCTGTATGGAGTGCGGAAACGTGGAGGGTCAAGCGTGCGACCCGGGGAACCGCAGCGTCTACTACGGGCTGTGCGGAACCGGGCTGCGGTGTCAGGCGGACCCGcgaccagctggaggaggagaggatgaagaagaagaggaggtgtgtgtgtgcgacgaGCAGGAGGCAGTGTGTGGGTCGGACGGAACCACTTACATGAACATGTGTCAGTTCAGAGAGGCTGCGTTCTCCAAAGCCCAGCTCCGAACCAGAGGGAGGGGGCCGTGCACGGCAG TCCCTGTCATTAAGGTTCCTCCTCAAAGCCAGATGAACGGAACTGGCAGCAGGCTGGTGTTCCTCTGTGAGGTCTTCGCGTTCCCCATGGCTCTGGTGGAGTGGAGGAAGGTGGGTCGTGACGTCATCCTGCCCGGAGATGACCCCCACATCTCAGTCCAG TCCCGGGGCGGTCCGCTGAGGTTCGAGCTGTCCAGCTGGCTGCAGATCGAGGGAGCGGTGCTGGAGGACGCCGGGACTTATCGCTGCATAGCCAGGAACACTGTGGGTTTCGTCTCTGCCTCCGCTGTGCTGGGTGTACTGGGAGCAG aggACTTGTCATCCTTCCTTGCCAATAGGGATCCAGAGCGGAAGCTGTCAGACTACAACCAGAACTTCTACTGA